A portion of the Candidatus Schekmanbacteria bacterium genome contains these proteins:
- a CDS encoding SGNH/GDSL hydrolase family protein encodes MKMKPSLGIKKTIVFSLIPFFLLFSVTEFALRYSGFHYYPSWTYDNPRWERDPYLLYKLKPNFISEDGSVRVNSFGFRGKEFTLQKDPMKTRIVCMGNSCTFGFEIKWTSYPDELEKILNSSSPKEKYEVINAGIPDYSSYQGLQLLEKRVLGLNPDIIIISYGWNDIRTTHQIPDKYQKVNIYFYYIDTLLNKFRVYQALNKAITSVKKMLVRNDNSEVKSVRRVSPSDFKNNLESMIKIARSHSIKVYILNEPSGETEDQIHSYLENFLKDHVLYNEIVKTVSVESQVPLIDIVKLFNGKKGEKLFDNPYPRKDLIHPNLLGEKLIANEIAKTILSHK; translated from the coding sequence TTGAAAATGAAGCCATCCCTAGGAATAAAAAAAACAATAGTATTTTCTTTAATACCTTTTTTTTTGCTTTTTTCTGTAACAGAATTTGCTTTAAGGTATTCAGGGTTTCATTACTATCCAAGCTGGACTTATGATAACCCAAGATGGGAAAGAGATCCTTATTTATTATATAAATTAAAACCAAACTTTATTAGCGAAGATGGTTCTGTCAGAGTCAATTCCTTTGGTTTCAGGGGTAAGGAATTCACATTACAAAAAGATCCCATGAAAACCCGCATTGTCTGTATGGGTAATTCTTGCACGTTTGGTTTTGAAATAAAATGGACATCTTATCCTGATGAACTCGAGAAGATTTTAAATAGTTCTTCCCCTAAAGAAAAATATGAAGTTATTAATGCGGGAATTCCTGATTATAGTTCTTACCAGGGATTACAACTTCTCGAGAAAAGAGTGTTAGGGTTAAATCCTGACATTATTATAATATCTTATGGGTGGAATGACATAAGAACCACTCATCAGATTCCGGACAAATACCAGAAAGTAAACATCTATTTTTATTATATAGATACCCTGCTTAATAAGTTTAGAGTTTATCAGGCCTTAAATAAGGCCATTACTTCCGTAAAAAAGATGTTGGTAAGAAATGATAATTCAGAAGTAAAGTCAGTTCGAAGAGTTTCTCCTTCAGATTTCAAAAATAATCTTGAATCTATGATAAAGATTGCAAGAAGCCACAGTATAAAAGTTTATATACTCAATGAACCCTCAGGAGAAACTGAAGATCAGATTCATAGTTATTTGGAGAATTTTTTAAAGGATCATGTCCTTTACAATGAAATTGTGAAAACCGTATCTGTCGAGTCACAAGTTCCATTAATTGATATTGTAAAACTCTTTAATGGAAAAAAAGGGGAAAAGCTTTTTGACAACCCTTACCCCCGGAAAGACTTGATTCACCCCAATCTCTTGGGAGAAAAACTGATAGCTAATGAAATTGCTAAAACAATTCTTAGCCACAAATGA
- a CDS encoding class I SAM-dependent methyltransferase, whose amino-acid sequence MSYRDKLYSTYVSSNIAHIFGEANIKKIEKQQFPSWGKHYSKLLPDNKHASIIDIGCGSGSFVYFLKKLGYENTSGIDISPEQIQVAKNLGLTDVECSDNIIYLKGKQNAYDVVIIKDLIEHYPKESIMELLDLVFDALKPGGKVIIQTPNAESPFGSRFRYYDFTHSVAFTKSSLSQVLRATGYENVSFYAMGPVPHGIKSFIRFLLWKIILIIIKLYMLIETGSADGIYTQTIIAVGQKEKK is encoded by the coding sequence ATGAGCTACAGAGATAAGCTGTATTCGACTTATGTTTCAAGCAATATTGCCCATATTTTTGGTGAAGCAAATATTAAGAAAATAGAGAAACAACAGTTCCCTTCATGGGGGAAGCATTATTCTAAACTTCTTCCGGATAATAAACATGCAAGCATCATTGATATTGGTTGCGGCAGTGGTAGTTTTGTCTATTTTCTTAAGAAGCTTGGTTATGAAAATACTTCAGGGATAGACATAAGCCCGGAACAGATCCAGGTTGCAAAAAATCTTGGGCTAACGGATGTAGAATGTAGTGATAATATAATTTATTTGAAGGGCAAACAAAATGCCTATGACGTTGTAATTATAAAAGACCTGATAGAACATTATCCTAAAGAAAGTATTATGGAACTGTTAGATTTGGTATTTGACGCTTTAAAGCCTGGAGGAAAAGTTATAATTCAAACCCCTAATGCAGAATCACCATTTGGAAGTAGATTCAGATATTATGATTTTACCCACAGCGTTGCATTTACAAAAAGTAGTTTAAGCCAGGTATTAAGGGCAACTGGGTATGAAAATGTCAGCTTCTATGCGATGGGGCCGGTACCCCATGGGATCAAATCATTCATTAGATTTTTGCTCTGGAAGATAATTCTGATAATAATAAAATTATATATGCTCATTGAAACAGGAAGTGCTGATGGTATTTATACTCAGACAATAATTGCGGTAGGACAAAAAGAAAAAAAGTAA
- a CDS encoding glycosyltransferase family 2 protein, which translates to MTEDKIYLSVVAPAFNEEESIEKVVRYWSRILNENSIKGEIVITDDGSSDRTKEILLKLKEELKNLVIVPHKNNLGYGKALADAIEHSKGEYVVSLDSDGQFDLKEYPSLLNEMERGAFDIVTGFRFKKKDTFLRTFANGGLNFIVKVLMGVKFKDANCAFKLYKGNVIRSINIESKGFPTPTEILVKAKNSGYSIGETGITHHEREGGETKLKALKAIYQITLFLFYLKFKIFLLRAKVINSL; encoded by the coding sequence ATGACAGAAGATAAAATTTATCTATCAGTTGTAGCTCCAGCCTTTAATGAAGAAGAAAGTATAGAAAAAGTCGTAAGGTATTGGAGTAGAATTTTAAATGAAAACAGCATAAAAGGTGAAATTGTTATAACTGATGATGGAAGCAGTGACAGGACTAAGGAAATTCTTCTTAAGCTTAAAGAGGAACTTAAGAACCTTGTGATAGTTCCTCATAAGAATAATCTTGGCTACGGGAAAGCCCTTGCTGATGCTATTGAACATTCAAAAGGAGAGTATGTGGTATCTCTGGATTCTGACGGTCAATTTGACTTAAAAGAATATCCATCCCTTTTAAATGAAATGGAGAGGGGTGCATTTGATATTGTTACAGGGTTCAGATTTAAGAAAAAAGATACCTTCTTACGCACATTTGCAAATGGCGGATTAAATTTTATTGTTAAGGTTTTAATGGGAGTTAAATTTAAGGATGCAAACTGTGCATTCAAGCTTTATAAGGGTAACGTTATCAGAAGTATAAATATTGAGTCAAAGGGATTTCCAACTCCTACAGAAATATTGGTAAAAGCAAAGAATTCCGGATACAGCATTGGTGAAACAGGAATAACCCACCATGAAAGAGAAGGCGGAGAGACAAAACTAAAGGCATTAAAGGCAATCTATCAAATAACTCTTTTTTTATTTTATTTAAAGTTTAAGATTTTTTTGCTCAGAGCAAAGGTAATAAATTCTCTATAG
- a CDS encoding NTP transferase domain-containing protein, protein MGTNQKIVGVILAAGRGNRMGPLGLNIPKPLLPVGNKPVIHYHVQYLKELGIDEIIVVVGYLKEKIIESLGDGEKFGVKIRYINQEKALGIAHAVLQLEGIISSPFVLILGDIFFIPKNFTDIIKNFIGKRAGGIIATIKEDSPEKIRNNFSVMLGSAGNVIRVIEKPIKVQNNLKGCGIYCFGLSFFDALRRTPRTAMRDEYEITSALQILIDDHYPVYSIDILKWESNLTYPEDILKCNLEWLRYSGIASLVGNGLKIHPDARIVNSVIGDYVVISKPINIVNSIVFSHTEIDDDKDLINTVLADNKVIRCNDVKCC, encoded by the coding sequence GTGGGAACCAATCAAAAAATTGTTGGAGTGATTTTAGCTGCCGGCAGGGGAAATAGGATGGGTCCCTTAGGCTTAAACATTCCAAAGCCGCTTTTGCCGGTCGGGAATAAACCGGTAATTCATTACCATGTTCAATATCTGAAGGAATTGGGGATAGATGAGATAATAGTTGTTGTAGGTTATTTAAAGGAAAAGATTATTGAGTCTCTCGGAGACGGAGAGAAATTTGGAGTAAAGATAAGATATATTAATCAGGAAAAGGCTTTAGGAATTGCTCATGCAGTATTGCAACTTGAGGGAATAATCAGTAGCCCCTTTGTTCTTATCCTGGGCGATATATTTTTTATTCCAAAGAATTTTACTGATATAATTAAAAATTTTATAGGTAAAAGAGCCGGCGGCATAATCGCAACTATAAAAGAGGATTCTCCGGAAAAGATAAGAAATAATTTTTCTGTCATGTTAGGTAGTGCCGGAAATGTAATAAGGGTAATTGAAAAACCCATCAAGGTTCAGAACAACTTAAAAGGATGCGGCATCTATTGTTTTGGTCTTTCATTTTTTGACGCCCTTAGGAGGACTCCGCGGACCGCAATGAGAGATGAATATGAGATCACCAGTGCATTGCAAATCTTAATTGATGATCATTATCCTGTTTATTCAATCGATATTCTTAAGTGGGAATCAAACCTCACATATCCGGAAGATATTTTAAAATGCAACCTGGAATGGCTCAGATATTCGGGAATTGCTTCATTGGTTGGTAATGGCTTAAAAATTCATCCTGATGCCAGAATAGTGAATTCTGTTATAGGAGATTATGTAGTGATATCTAAACCGATTAATATAGTAAATTCCATTGTCTTCTCTCATACAGAAATTGATGATGATAAAGATTTAATTAATACTGTTTTAGCTGATAATAAGGTAATACGATGTAACGATGTAAAATGTTGTTAA
- a CDS encoding NTP transferase domain-containing protein has protein sequence MNWDGQGVILAAGVGERVKSTGLPKLRPMLPIGNKPIMQHQIESMKKLGINDIIIVVGYQKDQIIDFFKDGSQLGVKIKYIEQEKLLGIAHAVGQLEPYIKKPFILFLGDVFFYPKNWESLIDIFEKQNATSVLAVKKDTNPKFKGLHFAVLLHDSGLVRRVIEKPRHTVSPLKGCGIYVFSMSIFDAIRRTPRTAMRDEYEITDSIQILIDDGYPIYSAEAVDWYVNVSSPSDLLLCNLKYLAQNKVQNIIGEGTMVCPDSIIENSVIGNNVVIEKSLNIRESIVFDDVKLTEIKEYNKVIIIPNGEIPCQIDESRLYE, from the coding sequence ATGAACTGGGATGGACAGGGAGTAATATTAGCTGCAGGGGTCGGCGAGAGGGTTAAATCAACCGGACTGCCTAAGTTGAGACCAATGCTGCCAATCGGGAATAAGCCTATAATGCAGCACCAGATTGAGAGCATGAAAAAACTCGGCATAAATGATATTATCATAGTTGTTGGATATCAGAAGGATCAGATCATTGATTTCTTTAAAGACGGCAGCCAGTTAGGAGTTAAAATAAAATATATAGAGCAGGAAAAACTTTTGGGGATAGCCCATGCAGTCGGGCAGCTTGAGCCTTATATAAAAAAGCCTTTTATATTATTTCTGGGAGATGTCTTTTTCTATCCTAAAAACTGGGAATCTCTAATAGATATTTTTGAAAAGCAGAATGCAACGTCTGTTTTAGCAGTTAAAAAAGACACTAATCCAAAATTCAAAGGTCTCCATTTCGCAGTGCTTCTCCATGATAGCGGGTTAGTAAGAAGGGTTATTGAAAAGCCAAGACACACGGTAAGCCCTTTAAAAGGATGCGGTATATATGTTTTTAGTATGTCAATTTTTGATGCAATAAGAAGAACTCCAAGAACTGCGATGAGAGATGAATATGAAATTACGGATTCGATTCAGATATTGATAGATGATGGTTATCCAATCTACAGCGCCGAAGCAGTAGATTGGTATGTGAATGTATCAAGCCCTTCTGACCTGCTGCTTTGCAATCTGAAATATCTGGCACAAAACAAGGTTCAGAATATAATCGGAGAGGGGACAATGGTCTGCCCTGATTCTATTATAGAAAATTCAGTGATTGGTAATAATGTAGTTATTGAAAAATCTCTTAATATAAGAGAGTCAATAGTTTTTGATGATGTTAAATTAACTGAAATCAAGGAGTATAATAAAGTGATTATTATCCCTAATGGAGAAATCCCCTGTCAGATAGATGAAAGCAGGTTATATGAGTAA
- a CDS encoding cobalamin B12-binding domain-containing protein, with protein MSKVLLISPPWWDVYGKVNIKNVPWGSPPTGLACIASYLEKHGISVRLVDSTFCPRGWEEVKDIIKKENPDFVGITSTTPEIINAQKVAKIVKENNPNAKVVLGGIHASALPEETVSNEYIDIVAIGEGEETMLEITEGKRLDEIRGICYKQNGKILKTPPRPLIEDLDSLPFPRYDKLPVERYGNMFLGRSMGIMSGRGCPFHCSYCSDYIVHGRRFRTLSVKNVVDQVENLRDTYNVSSISFWDDNFTVSPKRVYEISEEIIKRKLNIRWFCMSRVDTVSYELLKKMKESGCIMIGLGIESGDQKILDGVGKGITIEGVKRTVAWCNEIGISVVGYFLLGLPYDTEESMDKTLALSRGLNLDVAIFSLLIPFPGTDVWEMAKEGKVLKCLAKDWSEFKRYGDPIIELEHVSKEVLKKYQKKAIKGFYLRPKYFWHILKKTKTREDFIRNFKMAISLLGFIK; from the coding sequence ATGAGTAAGGTCTTGTTAATATCACCACCCTGGTGGGACGTATACGGAAAAGTGAATATAAAAAATGTACCATGGGGGAGTCCTCCTACAGGGCTTGCATGTATTGCAAGCTATTTAGAAAAACATGGAATAAGTGTGCGATTAGTTGACTCCACCTTTTGCCCAAGAGGATGGGAGGAAGTCAAAGATATTATAAAGAAGGAAAATCCAGATTTTGTTGGTATTACTTCTACAACCCCGGAGATTATAAATGCCCAGAAGGTAGCTAAGATTGTAAAAGAGAATAATCCCAATGCAAAAGTTGTCCTAGGTGGGATTCATGCTTCCGCTCTTCCAGAAGAGACTGTATCCAATGAGTATATAGATATAGTCGCTATAGGAGAAGGTGAAGAGACAATGCTGGAGATCACAGAGGGGAAGCGACTCGATGAAATCAGAGGGATATGTTACAAACAAAATGGAAAGATTCTGAAGACTCCTCCGCGACCTTTAATTGAAGATTTAGACAGCCTACCCTTCCCCCGTTACGATAAGCTTCCGGTCGAAAGATACGGGAATATGTTTCTTGGCCGATCCATGGGGATAATGAGCGGCAGGGGATGCCCCTTTCATTGCTCATATTGTTCTGATTATATTGTCCACGGCAGACGTTTTAGGACTCTCAGCGTTAAAAATGTCGTCGACCAGGTTGAGAATTTAAGGGACACTTATAATGTCAGTTCAATATCTTTTTGGGATGATAATTTTACAGTTAGTCCCAAAAGGGTCTATGAAATCTCTGAAGAGATTATAAAAAGAAAACTCAATATAAGATGGTTCTGTATGTCAAGGGTTGATACAGTCTCATATGAGCTGCTTAAAAAGATGAAGGAATCCGGATGTATAATGATTGGCTTGGGAATCGAATCAGGAGATCAAAAGATACTCGATGGTGTTGGAAAAGGTATTACAATTGAAGGAGTAAAAAGAACTGTAGCATGGTGTAATGAGATAGGAATATCCGTGGTAGGATATTTTTTACTTGGACTTCCTTACGATACAGAGGAATCCATGGATAAAACCTTAGCTTTATCCAGAGGATTAAATCTCGATGTTGCAATCTTTTCGCTTCTAATTCCTTTCCCTGGGACAGATGTATGGGAAATGGCAAAGGAAGGGAAAGTTCTTAAATGTTTGGCAAAAGATTGGTCAGAATTTAAGAGATATGGAGACCCGATAATAGAACTTGAACATGTTTCAAAAGAGGTTTTAAAAAAATATCAAAAGAAAGCAATAAAGGGATTCTATCTAAGACCCAAGTATTTCTGGCATATTTTGAAAAAGACCAAAACCAGGGAAGATTTCATCAGAAACTTCAAAATGGCCATTTCTTTACTGGGATTCATCAAGTAA
- a CDS encoding NAD-dependent epimerase/dehydratase family protein, translating to MGKYKRALVTGGAGFIGSNISKALLAQGLKVTIIDNLSMGKAENIPEGATFIKGDILDESLLKEIIPSVDIIFHEAAKVSIRESVKQFYDDANNNLMGTLNLLKSCCNSSVKKFVYASSMAVYADSETCIPINEDYIKEPISPYGISKLASEKYCLNIANEIGMDCIILRYFNTYGQGQTLTPYVGVITIFINNILHGKPPIIFGSGNQKRDFIYVGDVVQANLKAMEWSGSKGIFNIGTGEPKSVNEIAGILCKKMNPDLKPVYEQEKQGELKNSIADLTKAKKDLGYYPSEKFEEKIDEVITWWKNKKT from the coding sequence ATGGGAAAATATAAAAGAGCATTAGTAACAGGAGGAGCTGGTTTTATAGGCTCTAATATTTCAAAAGCACTACTTGCGCAAGGTCTTAAGGTTACAATAATCGATAACCTGTCAATGGGAAAAGCAGAGAATATCCCAGAGGGAGCAACTTTTATAAAAGGAGATATTCTCGATGAAAGTTTACTAAAAGAGATAATCCCTTCTGTTGATATAATTTTTCACGAGGCAGCCAAGGTCAGTATCAGAGAATCTGTAAAACAGTTTTACGATGATGCAAATAATAATTTAATGGGCACATTGAATTTATTGAAGAGCTGCTGTAACAGTTCGGTCAAGAAGTTTGTCTATGCTTCCTCAATGGCAGTTTATGCTGATAGTGAAACCTGCATTCCAATAAATGAAGATTATATCAAGGAACCTATTTCCCCTTATGGAATTTCAAAACTTGCTTCAGAAAAGTATTGCCTTAATATAGCAAACGAGATCGGTATGGATTGCATCATACTAAGGTACTTCAATACGTACGGGCAAGGCCAGACTTTAACACCCTATGTAGGCGTTATCACCATTTTTATAAATAATATTCTCCATGGCAAACCACCTATAATATTTGGAAGCGGAAACCAGAAGCGAGACTTCATTTATGTTGGAGATGTTGTACAAGCTAATTTGAAAGCAATGGAATGGAGCGGGTCTAAAGGAATATTCAATATAGGCACAGGAGAGCCAAAATCCGTTAATGAAATTGCCGGAATTCTGTGTAAAAAAATGAACCCCGATCTAAAACCAGTTTATGAGCAGGAAAAGCAGGGAGAATTAAAAAATTCCATCGCAGATCTGACAAAGGCAAAGAAAGATCTTGGATATTATCCATCAGAAAAGTTTGAGGAAAAAATAGATGAGGTCATTACCTGGTGGAAAAATAAAAAAACATGA
- a CDS encoding glycosyltransferase family 39 protein — protein MAPLHVILTHVTFDDTFYFLKIARNIALNHKISFDGIEMTNGFQPLWEILLVPIMFFVNNREIALSLSLSLSSLLSMGTLLFLYKIVKTLYSDTAAFFAVIIWGTNIELIRMETSGMEFSLSCVMLSWIIYFYVTRFKLNKNPRGRDYSLLGLLTGFVILARTDAIFITFSFFILICFAKKDRIKSLLRFSVFTSIILLPYFAWNIIYFGKLMPISGAVKEWMSNLIITQTYNGYFSLSYIKNFIFYQAWQGFLSVTWIFNSYFTPFREYLPFLERNFEIKVALLLVLFILFIIIYSIVSYREKSALLKSLNYLSPIFLFILFHYTYYHFYSFWESMSTYYAVEYLVAIIIISMSLDFFFTEIIKKAISNETIFKGVTFSLIFFMTIYLYILLGNYGVKNKLRTGDSLKAPAITWPADEMLEAAKWINANVEKGTRVGCWDAGIIGYFTDCHVICLDGLVNDFELLKFKKNGKFDKYIKEKNIAYIAQFFNEDELNNPIPFRRAYTEIMEFNKIRYSDYFSSSISLIYRKESGFRDFYVYKLR, from the coding sequence TTGGCTCCACTGCATGTAATCCTCACCCATGTGACTTTTGATGACACATTCTACTTTCTTAAAATTGCAAGAAATATAGCATTAAACCATAAGATTTCCTTTGATGGAATAGAGATGACGAATGGTTTCCAGCCTTTATGGGAGATACTTCTTGTTCCTATTATGTTTTTTGTAAATAATCGTGAAATTGCTCTTTCTTTGTCATTATCTCTTTCCTCGCTTCTTAGCATGGGGACATTACTTTTTTTATATAAAATCGTAAAGACTCTCTACTCCGACACTGCAGCTTTTTTTGCAGTTATTATTTGGGGGACAAATATAGAATTAATAAGGATGGAAACATCTGGTATGGAGTTCAGCCTCAGCTGCGTGATGCTATCATGGATTATATATTTTTATGTAACGCGGTTTAAATTAAACAAGAATCCCAGAGGACGTGATTATTCTCTATTAGGCCTTCTTACAGGATTCGTTATTCTTGCGCGGACAGATGCTATTTTTATTACATTCTCTTTTTTCATATTAATATGTTTTGCAAAGAAAGATCGCATCAAATCTTTATTGAGGTTTTCTGTTTTCACCTCAATCATTTTACTTCCATATTTTGCATGGAACATCATTTATTTCGGAAAATTAATGCCTATAAGTGGAGCTGTGAAGGAGTGGATGTCAAACTTAATCATTACACAAACTTACAATGGTTATTTTAGCTTGAGTTACATTAAGAATTTTATTTTTTATCAGGCTTGGCAAGGGTTTTTAAGTGTCACATGGATTTTCAATAGTTATTTCACACCATTCAGGGAATATCTTCCTTTCCTTGAAAGGAATTTTGAAATAAAAGTCGCATTACTTTTAGTCTTATTCATATTATTTATCATAATCTACTCTATAGTTTCCTACAGAGAAAAGTCTGCGCTTTTAAAGAGCTTAAATTATTTATCCCCAATATTTTTATTCATTTTGTTCCATTATACTTACTATCATTTTTATAGCTTCTGGGAATCCATGAGTACTTACTACGCTGTTGAATATTTGGTCGCCATTATTATTATCTCAATGTCTTTGGATTTCTTTTTCACTGAAATAATTAAAAAAGCAATAAGTAATGAAACCATATTCAAGGGAGTAACGTTTTCTTTAATATTTTTCATGACAATATATTTATATATTCTATTAGGAAATTATGGAGTTAAAAATAAATTAAGAACCGGCGACAGTTTAAAAGCTCCTGCTATAACCTGGCCTGCAGATGAGATGCTTGAAGCAGCAAAGTGGATAAATGCAAATGTTGAAAAAGGTACCAGAGTTGGCTGCTGGGATGCAGGTATTATTGGTTACTTTACTGATTGTCATGTGATTTGCCTAGATGGATTAGTCAATGATTTCGAATTACTTAAGTTCAAAAAAAATGGGAAATTTGATAAATATATAAAAGAGAAGAATATTGCCTATATTGCTCAATTTTTTAATGAAGATGAGTTGAATAATCCAATCCCCTTCAGACGGGCTTATACTGAAATTATGGAGTTTAATAAAATAAGATATTCAGATTATTTCAGCTCATCAATCAGCTTAATCTATCGTAAAGAATCAGGCTTCAGAGATTTCTACGTCTATAAATTGAGATAA
- a CDS encoding alkaline phosphatase family protein: MVNLILVLLFFLAGLFFGVRGSISYINAYDAILLPYYKTIISIYIISLYCFIFTFCGIIIHIIFAKYFRSLSNPGKETRPVAIKKIPLFLMLLCLIVFVLSVILINQGMSFHKDSNIDPKTTKVFLIGLDGATWNVLIPLVEKGELPAFRELLNQSYWGQLRCAERATSPLVWTSIATGKVAEKHGVFDHTVREPGTYESVPVKSYHRKVKAIWNILSENKKTVGLIDWYVTFPPEKVNGYVISRLTADEKDKTYPSEIQKDIDEMNKKFITQKTEDNLFHVKEELLNDVRKLSAATSYMRGKTPTDFLGVYTHSTDAVQHYFWKYMEPQKYDYKIWGMNDSDVKKYGEVIEYHYIEVDKMIGDLTKNIDDNTMLIILSDHGAQAQTFPHVAVDVDKILDITGFLSFKNNFQEIDFSEAKAFSAGIEKNYQIKGVCLNLKGRETTGIVNPGEDEERIKSEIMKALADLKILENGENIFSKVISGKDMKEKRWEDSKIDLFAYSNDEALKEFYKTHIKIAGETFPLTDILSIDDTSGEHANEGIILMSGKNIKSKFIFPALDIKIARVLKKTAKTIFGDNTPLLVKKCFFILNFESIAPTTLDITPTILYSMGLPVGKDMDGKTIIDAFKSSFISKNPLNYINTYEGPLSTKSNKVTSTADENMLKKLKALGYIQ; the protein is encoded by the coding sequence ATGGTTAATCTAATACTTGTATTACTATTTTTCTTAGCCGGGCTTTTTTTTGGGGTCAGGGGCAGTATTTCATATATCAATGCTTATGATGCTATTCTACTCCCGTATTACAAAACAATAATTTCAATTTATATAATCTCTCTCTATTGTTTTATATTCACGTTTTGCGGAATTATAATCCATATTATTTTTGCAAAATATTTTAGATCTCTTTCAAATCCGGGAAAAGAGACTAGGCCTGTAGCAATTAAAAAAATCCCCTTATTTCTTATGTTGCTCTGCCTCATTGTTTTTGTTCTCAGCGTTATCTTAATAAATCAGGGTATGAGTTTTCACAAAGACTCAAATATCGATCCGAAAACTACAAAAGTATTTTTAATAGGTCTTGATGGTGCAACATGGAATGTACTAATTCCTTTAGTTGAAAAAGGAGAACTTCCTGCTTTTAGGGAGCTACTTAACCAGAGCTACTGGGGACAACTACGCTGTGCAGAAAGAGCGACTTCTCCTCTTGTTTGGACATCTATTGCCACAGGAAAAGTTGCAGAAAAACATGGCGTATTTGATCACACTGTACGCGAACCAGGAACTTATGAATCTGTCCCTGTAAAAAGTTACCACAGGAAGGTTAAAGCAATATGGAATATCCTTTCTGAAAATAAAAAAACCGTAGGTTTGATTGATTGGTATGTTACTTTTCCGCCAGAAAAAGTTAATGGTTATGTCATAAGCCGGTTAACAGCAGATGAAAAGGATAAAACTTATCCGTCAGAAATTCAAAAAGATATAGATGAGATGAATAAAAAATTTATAACTCAAAAAACTGAGGACAATCTTTTTCATGTGAAAGAAGAATTACTGAATGATGTAAGAAAGCTGAGCGCAGCAACATCTTATATGAGAGGGAAAACCCCGACAGATTTTTTAGGTGTATATACACACAGCACAGACGCTGTTCAGCACTATTTTTGGAAATATATGGAACCTCAAAAATATGATTATAAAATATGGGGGATGAATGACAGCGATGTTAAGAAATATGGGGAAGTGATTGAGTACCATTATATTGAAGTAGATAAGATGATTGGAGATTTAACAAAAAATATTGATGATAATACTATGTTGATAATTCTATCAGATCACGGTGCTCAGGCGCAGACTTTCCCCCATGTTGCTGTTGATGTTGATAAAATTTTAGACATAACAGGTTTTTTGTCATTTAAAAATAATTTTCAGGAAATAGATTTCTCAGAAGCAAAAGCCTTCAGTGCAGGGATAGAAAAGAATTACCAGATAAAAGGGGTTTGCCTTAACCTTAAGGGAAGAGAAACTACTGGTATAGTAAACCCAGGTGAAGATGAAGAAAGAATTAAATCCGAAATAATGAAGGCCTTGGCTGATTTAAAAATTTTAGAGAATGGCGAAAATATCTTTTCAAAGGTAATCAGTGGAAAAGATATGAAAGAAAAACGCTGGGAGGACTCAAAAATAGATCTATTTGCTTATTCAAATGATGAAGCACTAAAAGAATTTTATAAAACTCATATAAAAATTGCAGGTGAAACATTTCCATTGACTGACATTTTAAGCATTGATGATACTTCAGGTGAACATGCAAATGAAGGTATAATTTTGATGAGCGGTAAAAATATAAAAAGTAAATTTATATTTCCGGCTTTGGATATTAAAATAGCAAGGGTTTTGAAAAAAACAGCAAAAACAATTTTTGGCGATAACACACCATTATTAGTAAAAAAATGTTTTTTTATTCTCAACTTTGAAAGCATCGCTCCAACTACATTGGATATAACCCCAACTATATTATATTCAATGGGGTTGCCTGTCGGGAAAGATATGGATGGAAAAACAATTATAGATGCTTTTAAATCCAGCTTCATTAGTAAAAATCCTCTCAATTATATCAACACCTATGAAGGACCTTTAAGCACAAAATCTAACAAAGTTACTTCAACAGCGGACGAGAACATGCTTAAAAAGTTAAAGGCACTTGGTTATATACAGTAG